TGGCAGACCGGTGCTGGCCAACGGCCGCTGCGACGTGCTGACCGGCCAGTGCATCCGGAGCAACGGCGGACTGTACTACTCGAGCTACCAGGAATTCCGCGAGACGCTGCATCTGGTCGAATCGAACCGGCCGCTGGCCCATGCGCTTGGCGACAACGGCCGCGCCTACTACCTGCGGCACTACGACTGGCCCGTGATCGAACGCAAGTACATGGACATGCTGAATCAGTTGCAGCAGGCGGATCGGGCCGGTCAAACCGCCGCCGGGGTCGAACCACTGCCGGGCTGGTGGGCGCGAAGGCGCGTGAACTGCCGCCCAGCCAACGACGTGGTCAGGGACCTCCCGTCGGGGGCCGCCGTCAAGAGGGAGCGGACGTCGTGAGCGTCCGTCCGCGCCGGGGCACGTCGGTGCATCAAGTGCTGGCCACGTTAGGCTACGGCGATGCGATTGGCAACGAGGTCCTGGGGATCCAGCGCGTGCTCAGGGCGGCGGGGTACCACTCTGACATCTTCGTCGAAACCGCCGATCCACGCCTCGAATCGCTCACGCGCGACTTCCGGGAGCTGGTCGGCGAGAGCCATCCCGACAACGTCCTGCTCCACCACTTCTCCATCGGGTCGAAGGCCTCGCGCGTCGCCTACGCGCTGCCCGATCGGATGATGCTGGTCTACCACAACATCACGCCGCCGCAGTATTTCTTGGACATCCACAAGCTGCTGGTCAGGTTCTGCTACCACGGCCGTCGGGAGCTCGGCGCGTATGTCGACCGCTGCGATCTCGCGCTGGGCGACTCGGAGTTCAACCGGTTGGAACTCCAGGATCTAGGATTCACGCGGACCGGCGTGCTGCCGGTGGTCGCGGACTTCTCCCACCTGGATGTGACGCCCAACGACGTCGTCGCGCGCGACTTCGACGATGGCTGGACCAACATCCTGTTTGTCGGCCGGGTCATCCCCAACAAGCGTATTGAACATCTCATTCGGTTCTATACGCTCTACAAGACGCGGTACAACCCACGGTCGCGACTGCTCATCGTCGGGTCGTCACAGGAGTTCGAGCGCTATCAGACGATGCTGTACGACCTGGTCTCTCGGTTGGGCGTCTCCGACGTTCACTTCACCGGTCATGTGTCGAACGAGGAACTCACGGCCTATTACGACGTCGCCGACGTCTTCCTGTGCGCCAGCGAGCACGAGGGGTTCTGCGTGCCGCTCGTGGAGGCCTTCTACAAGCGTATCCCGGTGCTGGCGTGGGCGAAGACGGCGGTGCCCGCGACCATGGACGGCGCGGGCGTGCTGTACGAACATGCCGATCCCGGCGAGGTGGCGACCCTGATCGACCTCGTGGTCAGCGATGCGGATCTCCAGGAGCGTATCCTGCGCACCCAGGACGCGGCGCTCGAGCGGATGGCTGCGAGAGATCTTGCCGGAGTTCTCTTGCCGTTGGTGGAGCGGGTCCAGACAGGGCCACGTCTGGCGCCGGCAGCGGTGACGAGCGACTTCTGGCAGCAGTTCGACACCACGGAACGAGTGGCGGAGCTGCGCCTCATGCGGCCGGCCATCTATCGCGCGCTGCCGACCGCGACTCGCGCCAGCGGCATCACGGTGTAGCCCGGACCGGTTTCTTGCGATCCACCATGGTCATCAACCAATGGGTTCCTGCCGCACATCGGGGCGATGCCGTCGGCGACAACGCCTGCCGGCAGCGCGATGCGCTTCGGGCCATGGGACATCGCTCGGACGTCTTCGCGATCGCCATTGACGACGACATGCGCTCGGAGGTCCTGAGTTTCGCCGACGAGGACGCCAGCCGGGGCGATGTGACGATTTACCACTTCGCCCTGGCCTCGCCGATGACTGACGCGTTCACGAGACTCCGCGGCAAGCGCGTGCTTCAGTACCACAACATCACGCCGGCGCGATTCTTCGCCCCCTACGATCCAGAGCTGTTCCGGC
This genomic window from Acidobacteriota bacterium contains:
- a CDS encoding glycosyltransferase, whose translation is MSVRPRRGTSVHQVLATLGYGDAIGNEVLGIQRVLRAAGYHSDIFVETADPRLESLTRDFRELVGESHPDNVLLHHFSIGSKASRVAYALPDRMMLVYHNITPPQYFLDIHKLLVRFCYHGRRELGAYVDRCDLALGDSEFNRLELQDLGFTRTGVLPVVADFSHLDVTPNDVVARDFDDGWTNILFVGRVIPNKRIEHLIRFYTLYKTRYNPRSRLLIVGSSQEFERYQTMLYDLVSRLGVSDVHFTGHVSNEELTAYYDVADVFLCASEHEGFCVPLVEAFYKRIPVLAWAKTAVPATMDGAGVLYEHADPGEVATLIDLVVSDADLQERILRTQDAALERMAARDLAGVLLPLVERVQTGPRLAPAAVTSDFWQQFDTTERVAELRLMRPAIYRALPTATRASGITV